A stretch of the Mycobacterium shigaense genome encodes the following:
- a CDS encoding carboxymuconolactone decarboxylase family protein yields MTRLPYRRPEHMTERARELTRERGNLNLYRVLANAEQVFTGWMQAGRDALTSPVLPRRLRELVVLRTAYLMDSPYELGQHYDIAPTAGVAADEIAAVTSDTDWRATILDATELAVLELTTQLVTTRGVTELVLASVHSALGTEATVEVLMLISRYAGLALMLNALEVDLDETARLPNIPRADES; encoded by the coding sequence ATGACCCGCCTGCCCTACCGTCGGCCCGAGCACATGACCGAGCGGGCCCGCGAATTGACCCGGGAGCGCGGCAATCTCAACCTCTACCGCGTCCTGGCCAACGCCGAGCAGGTGTTCACCGGCTGGATGCAGGCCGGGCGTGACGCCTTGACCAGTCCGGTGCTGCCGCGGCGGCTGCGCGAGCTCGTCGTCCTACGCACCGCGTACCTCATGGACAGCCCCTACGAGCTTGGCCAACACTACGACATCGCGCCCACGGCCGGTGTCGCCGCCGACGAGATCGCGGCCGTCACGTCCGACACCGATTGGCGTGCAACGATATTAGACGCCACCGAACTCGCGGTGCTGGAGTTGACCACCCAACTGGTGACCACCCGCGGCGTCACGGAGCTGGTGTTGGCGTCCGTGCACTCGGCCCTGGGCACCGAGGCCACGGTGGAAGTCTTGATGCTGATCAGCCGCTATGCCGGTCTGGCGCTGATGCTCAACGCGCTCGAGGTCGACCTCGACGAAACCGCCCGGCTGCCGAACATTCCGCGGGCCGACGAGAGCTGA
- a CDS encoding carboxymuconolactone decarboxylase family protein has product MTRIPLASTDQQLERVRQLTGGRRPLNVLRLLANAPNVFDGWAELAGAIFASPTFSARLREVIILRVGHLQNSPYELAQHVVLGAAAGLTPQQIDALTGSGNLDAAGFSPDERLVIDVVTELCETHWLRDDSFAAARALLGDEALTELLMIVSSYYGLALVLNAVDLDIDAPGTGDDA; this is encoded by the coding sequence ATGACGCGCATTCCGCTGGCCAGCACGGACCAGCAACTCGAGCGGGTTCGTCAGTTGACCGGCGGTCGCCGCCCGCTTAACGTGCTGCGCCTGCTGGCCAACGCCCCCAACGTGTTTGACGGCTGGGCAGAGCTGGCCGGTGCGATCTTCGCCAGCCCGACCTTCAGCGCGCGCCTGCGCGAGGTGATCATCCTGCGGGTGGGCCACCTGCAGAACTCGCCGTACGAGCTCGCGCAGCACGTGGTTCTCGGCGCCGCTGCCGGGCTCACCCCGCAGCAGATCGACGCGCTGACCGGCAGCGGGAACCTCGATGCTGCCGGCTTCAGCCCCGACGAACGCCTCGTGATCGACGTCGTCACCGAGCTGTGCGAAACGCACTGGCTGCGCGACGACTCCTTCGCCGCCGCCCGCGCCCTGCTCGGTGACGAGGCGCTGACCGAATTGCTGATGATCGTCAGTAGCTACTACGGCTTGGCGCTGGTGCTCAACGCCGTCGACCTCGACATCGATGCGCCCGGAACCGGGGACGACGCATGA
- a CDS encoding dioxygenase family protein, whose protein sequence is MSSNLTEQTITPVVQQTFDTSTDDRFRQVLVSLVQHLHDFARHVRLSGDEWFAAVDFIERLGKISSPTRQEVVLLSDILGLSMLLDTMNESPGGSATASALLGPFYTEGRPTAANGDDISNGVAGTPMFVTGRVVDERGRPIAGAQVDTWHSDGVGFYDVQLTEQLHGEFAMRALLTTDDDGRFWYRSITPRYYPVPTDGPCGEILRAANRSVMRPQHVHFWFHADGYRSLITQLFLKDDPYIGRDAVFADQTSLQADFVHHEPGVAPDGTTVEEPFVTLDWTFVLAGVTP, encoded by the coding sequence ATGTCCAGCAACCTGACCGAGCAGACGATCACCCCGGTCGTGCAACAGACCTTTGACACGTCCACCGACGACAGGTTCCGCCAGGTCCTAGTCAGCCTCGTGCAGCACCTGCACGACTTCGCGCGGCACGTGCGACTGAGCGGCGACGAATGGTTCGCCGCAGTGGATTTCATCGAGCGGCTCGGCAAGATCTCCAGCCCGACGCGCCAGGAGGTGGTGCTGCTGTCGGACATCCTCGGCCTGTCCATGCTGCTGGACACGATGAACGAGAGCCCCGGGGGCTCGGCCACCGCTTCCGCGTTGCTCGGCCCCTTCTACACCGAGGGGCGGCCGACCGCCGCGAATGGCGATGACATCTCCAATGGCGTTGCGGGAACACCGATGTTCGTCACCGGCCGTGTCGTCGACGAGCGGGGCCGGCCGATCGCCGGTGCGCAGGTCGACACCTGGCACAGCGACGGCGTCGGGTTCTACGACGTCCAACTGACCGAGCAGCTGCACGGCGAGTTCGCCATGCGGGCCCTGCTGACGACCGACGACGACGGCCGCTTCTGGTACCGCTCGATCACGCCGCGCTACTACCCCGTGCCCACCGACGGGCCCTGCGGCGAGATCCTGCGCGCGGCCAACCGCTCCGTCATGCGGCCACAGCACGTGCACTTCTGGTTCCACGCCGACGGCTACCGCTCGCTGATCACGCAGCTGTTCCTCAAGGACGATCCCTACATCGGCCGCGACGCGGTGTTTGCCGACCAGACCTCGCTGCAGGCCGATTTCGTGCACCACGAGCCGGGCGTCGCCCCGGACGGAACGACGGTCGAGGAGCCCTTCGTGACGCTCGACTGGACCTTCGTCCTCGCGGGAGTTACGCCATGA
- a CDS encoding EcsC family protein, whose product MALSAYEQDQLTKVAAHKERALRQQRRLLPFSVDDVRSGLFDRLPKVPGLAVVTKPGAALLDATASGAGKLMAKTSDLTTSPTRVIAAYAEKGHPVTQLEDIGKLDLRIVDDVASFGLLHHAYSLSAAVEGVATGLAVSGGEAVATAGAAASVGAAAGPGLGTVAAAMGFDVAALLTACSGVVAQDALYYGYDPREPAEEIFLMQVIGLGLAASTSAKAAAYQRLTMLTESLARKDDWDRLDEQTFAKVAQRFAVNFGQSVTRKKLAQLVPVVGVGIGAALNWKTVAGIADAAYWAYRERFLYEKSGKAAGGDVDVIDILNSEGVQIDGPSADEDT is encoded by the coding sequence GTGGCGCTATCTGCCTACGAGCAAGACCAGCTCACGAAGGTCGCCGCTCACAAGGAGCGCGCCCTTCGCCAGCAACGCCGACTGCTTCCCTTCAGCGTCGACGACGTGCGCTCGGGGCTCTTCGACAGGCTGCCGAAAGTCCCGGGTCTGGCCGTCGTGACCAAGCCCGGTGCGGCCCTCCTCGACGCAACGGCCTCCGGTGCGGGCAAGTTGATGGCCAAGACGAGTGACCTCACGACGTCTCCGACCCGCGTCATTGCCGCGTACGCGGAGAAAGGCCACCCGGTCACCCAGCTGGAGGACATCGGGAAGCTCGACCTGCGGATCGTCGACGACGTGGCGTCCTTCGGCCTGCTGCACCACGCCTACTCGCTATCGGCGGCCGTCGAAGGTGTGGCGACCGGCCTGGCCGTCAGCGGCGGCGAGGCCGTGGCGACCGCCGGCGCGGCGGCATCCGTCGGAGCCGCGGCCGGCCCGGGACTGGGCACAGTCGCCGCGGCCATGGGCTTCGACGTCGCCGCGCTGTTGACCGCCTGCAGCGGCGTCGTGGCCCAGGATGCCCTCTATTACGGCTACGACCCGCGCGAGCCCGCCGAAGAGATCTTCTTGATGCAAGTCATCGGACTGGGGCTGGCGGCGAGCACCTCAGCGAAAGCCGCCGCCTACCAACGCCTTACGATGCTAACGGAAAGCCTTGCGCGAAAAGATGATTGGGACCGACTCGACGAGCAGACGTTCGCCAAGGTGGCGCAGAGGTTCGCCGTCAACTTCGGCCAGTCGGTGACGCGGAAAAAGCTTGCGCAGCTGGTGCCAGTCGTCGGAGTGGGAATCGGCGCGGCCCTGAACTGGAAGACAGTCGCCGGAATCGCAGATGCCGCCTATTGGGCCTACCGGGAGCGCTTCTTGTACGAAAAGAGCGGAAAAGCCGCCGGCGGCGACGTCGACGTCATCGATATCCTCAATTCGGAAGGCGTCCAGATCGACGGCCCCAGTGCCGACGAAGACACGTGA
- a CDS encoding HNH endonuclease signature motif containing protein, with protein MSFPAAPPLVENVARRVDVLFEELAELVGQRNAIDGRIVEIAAEIDRDGLWGVTGARSVAALMAWKLGVSSGNAQTITTVAGRLEEFPRCVQGMAAGRLSLDQVGVIAARAAEGSDDHYVQRAQVVTVNRLRTAVALEPRSDPEPRPQPGPSITKTTDEAFACWRIRLPHAQAATFEAALASHREALVAEWKRDRGQGERASETAPPLSGTLEAFLRLVETGWDVEAVRRPHGQRTTVVVHVDATTGAAALHLGPLLSDAEHGYLTCETTGEVWFERNGEVIGVGRSTRLISRRLRSALEHRDRACGVPGCGATPGLHAHHLRHWQDGGPTELGNLVLVCPYHYRQHHQGAITLTGPAAELVVTDSDGHRLDPGSLARPQTQARPDVPPCPGPTGERAQWCWYQPFQPHPPPTPN; from the coding sequence ATGTCGTTCCCTGCAGCGCCTCCGTTGGTCGAAAATGTTGCGCGGCGTGTGGATGTGTTGTTCGAGGAGTTGGCGGAGTTGGTGGGTCAGCGCAATGCGATTGATGGGCGCATTGTGGAGATTGCCGCTGAGATTGATCGCGACGGGCTCTGGGGCGTGACGGGTGCGCGGTCGGTGGCGGCATTGATGGCCTGGAAGCTGGGGGTGTCGTCGGGCAACGCCCAGACGATCACCACGGTGGCGGGCCGGCTCGAGGAATTTCCGCGCTGCGTCCAGGGCATGGCCGCGGGGCGGTTGTCGTTGGATCAGGTCGGGGTGATTGCGGCGCGCGCCGCCGAGGGCTCTGACGATCATTATGTGCAGCGGGCGCAGGTGGTCACGGTTAATCGGCTGCGTACCGCGGTCGCGCTGGAACCGCGCTCGGACCCCGAACCTCGGCCGCAACCGGGGCCGTCGATCACCAAGACCACTGATGAGGCGTTCGCGTGTTGGCGCATCCGGCTTCCGCACGCCCAGGCGGCGACGTTTGAGGCGGCGTTGGCGTCGCATCGGGAGGCGTTGGTCGCCGAATGGAAGCGCGACCGCGGCCAAGGTGAGCGCGCGTCAGAGACGGCGCCGCCGTTGTCGGGCACCCTGGAGGCGTTTCTGCGTCTGGTCGAGACGGGCTGGGATGTCGAGGCGGTGCGCCGACCCCACGGGCAACGCACCACGGTGGTGGTGCACGTCGACGCCACCACGGGTGCTGCGGCGTTGCATCTGGGTCCGCTGCTGTCCGACGCCGAGCATGGCTACCTGACCTGTGAGACCACCGGTGAAGTCTGGTTCGAGCGCAATGGAGAGGTCATTGGTGTCGGCCGGAGCACGCGGTTGATCAGCCGGCGGCTGCGCAGCGCGCTCGAGCACCGCGACCGGGCGTGTGGGGTGCCCGGGTGTGGGGCTACCCCCGGTCTGCACGCCCACCATCTGCGGCATTGGCAGGACGGCGGGCCCACCGAATTGGGCAACCTGGTGCTGGTGTGCCCGTATCACTACCGGCAACACCACCAGGGCGCCATCACCCTGACCGGGCCCGCCGCCGAACTCGTCGTCACCGACAGCGACGGACACCGGCTAGACCCAGGATCGCTGGCGCGCCCGCAGACCCAGGCCCGGCCCGACGTTCCACCGTGCCCTGGCCCCACTGGCGAACGCGCCCAATGGTGTTGGTACCAACCCTTCCAACCCCACCCACCACCCACACCCAACTAA
- a CDS encoding VOC family protein has protein sequence MSNYRTIFNHVGLCVRDTARSRRFYEGLLGFQFWWDLEPPDNMTAQLVGLPEPLGVRATYLVRDGFVLELMDYSKLEVHVGSERTMDQVGLTHISLSVADLRGVLEKVPEFGGEVLQGSVSPGAAMIRDPDGQLLELLSDGWLKALPPKP, from the coding sequence ATGAGCAATTATCGAACGATCTTCAACCACGTCGGCCTGTGCGTCCGGGATACCGCGCGGTCGCGCCGGTTCTACGAGGGCCTGCTCGGCTTCCAGTTCTGGTGGGACCTCGAGCCACCCGACAATATGACCGCCCAGCTGGTGGGCCTGCCGGAGCCGTTAGGAGTGCGCGCGACCTACCTGGTGCGCGACGGCTTTGTGCTTGAGCTGATGGACTATTCGAAGCTTGAGGTGCACGTGGGGTCCGAGCGCACGATGGATCAGGTCGGCCTGACACACATTTCACTGTCGGTGGCGGATTTGCGCGGGGTGCTGGAGAAAGTGCCGGAGTTCGGGGGAGAAGTGCTGCAGGGTTCAGTTTCCCCGGGTGCAGCAATGATCCGGGATCCTGACGGCCAGTTGCTGGAGCTGCTGTCGGATGGATGGCTGAAGGCGTTGCCGCCCAAGCCGTAG
- a CDS encoding cytochrome P450, with protein MATKQSPTTPPGVSPNAVVDFDHHSDAFNENQDAVNAELRQKCPVAWNTNYQGFWYLSSYEAVSHSARDGDTFAHKYEPNAPDGVDYQGEMGIPRPDNHPALGIGEIDGPYHLALRHALAPFLSPGAVDKLRPFMEDRAHHFLDRRIEDGQMDLVLDYATARRADPQGDLTSFLIQFEFDGKRLDDEQLLNILWNLIAGGVDTTTSQTELMLRNLGTHPELRQQLIDHPELYRTATDEFLRYFSVNRSLSRTVARDVELHGQRLRKNDRVIVSWLSANHDEKEFERPDDIILDRSPNRHVAFGLGPHRCIGSHLARVMSEVMAKAVLDRIPDYVVDVDNVHQYLGNPAMTGLGTLPITFTPKPLPHNGTSTASS; from the coding sequence ATAGCCACAAAGCAATCACCGACCACCCCACCCGGCGTCAGCCCCAACGCCGTGGTCGACTTCGACCACCATTCGGATGCGTTCAACGAAAACCAGGACGCGGTCAACGCCGAGCTACGGCAAAAATGTCCCGTCGCGTGGAACACCAATTACCAAGGGTTTTGGTACCTCAGCAGCTACGAAGCGGTCAGCCACTCGGCCCGCGATGGCGACACCTTCGCCCACAAATACGAGCCCAACGCCCCCGACGGCGTCGACTACCAGGGTGAGATGGGCATCCCCCGGCCCGACAACCATCCAGCCCTGGGCATCGGCGAAATAGACGGCCCATATCACCTGGCCCTGCGGCACGCGCTGGCGCCGTTCCTCTCCCCCGGCGCCGTCGACAAACTCCGGCCATTCATGGAAGACCGGGCACACCACTTCCTCGACCGACGCATCGAAGACGGGCAGATGGACCTCGTCCTCGACTACGCGACAGCCCGGCGCGCCGATCCGCAAGGCGACCTCACCAGTTTTCTCATCCAGTTCGAGTTCGACGGCAAGCGCCTCGACGACGAGCAGCTGCTCAACATCCTGTGGAACCTCATCGCGGGCGGCGTCGACACCACCACATCCCAAACCGAGCTCATGCTAAGGAATTTGGGCACCCACCCAGAACTGCGGCAGCAGCTGATCGACCACCCCGAGCTGTACCGCACCGCCACCGACGAATTCCTGCGCTACTTCTCCGTCAACCGCTCGCTGAGCCGCACGGTGGCACGGGATGTCGAGCTGCACGGGCAACGCCTGCGCAAAAACGACCGCGTCATCGTCAGCTGGCTGTCGGCCAACCACGACGAAAAAGAATTCGAGCGGCCCGACGACATCATCCTCGACCGCTCCCCCAACCGCCACGTCGCGTTCGGGCTCGGGCCACACCGCTGCATCGGCTCGCACCTGGCGCGCGTGATGTCCGAGGTCATGGCCAAGGCGGTGCTCGACCGCATCCCCGACTACGTCGTCGACGTCGACAACGTCCACCAATACCTGGGCAACCCCGCCATGACCGGGCTGGGCACCCTGCCGATCACGTTCACCCCGAAACCTTTACCTCACAACGGAACCAGCACCGCGTCGAGCTGA
- a CDS encoding cupin domain-containing protein, whose translation MTIVDRGSDFGVDWVDVTIEPHHVEQFGDADVRIYEATIPPGGATLFHRHTFDTLYVVTAGGRFRSEEPGHQNPGTRPGRSTPLLRQLWWLLARKLGGGWISMPTGTLIAQPHRTHPLIHRVVGDPGNAAPIRMLGVELHRDRPTSGALPSAPGIRVQNPGHRWPAYRLTAPAGGRPLEVELAGGGVLVVVAGEASVENGGHVHDVRPGQAVRLPLGRNAIRSDQLDAVLVPL comes from the coding sequence ATGACTATCGTCGACAGGGGCAGTGATTTCGGTGTCGATTGGGTGGATGTGACCATCGAGCCGCATCACGTCGAGCAGTTCGGCGACGCGGACGTGCGGATCTACGAGGCCACGATCCCACCCGGGGGCGCCACGTTGTTTCACCGCCACACCTTCGACACCCTCTACGTCGTCACCGCCGGTGGGCGGTTCCGCTCCGAGGAGCCGGGACATCAGAACCCGGGCACCCGCCCGGGGCGGTCCACGCCGCTGCTGCGCCAGCTGTGGTGGCTGCTCGCCCGTAAGTTGGGCGGCGGCTGGATTTCGATGCCCACCGGCACGCTCATCGCGCAGCCGCACCGCACCCACCCGCTGATCCACCGCGTCGTCGGCGACCCCGGCAACGCCGCGCCGATCCGCATGCTCGGAGTCGAACTGCACCGCGACCGGCCGACGTCGGGCGCTCTGCCCAGTGCACCCGGGATTCGGGTTCAGAACCCAGGCCACCGGTGGCCGGCCTATCGGCTCACCGCCCCGGCCGGCGGCCGTCCGTTGGAGGTCGAGCTCGCGGGTGGCGGTGTGCTGGTGGTCGTGGCGGGTGAGGCCAGCGTGGAGAACGGTGGGCACGTGCACGACGTGCGGCCCGGTCAGGCGGTGCGGCTGCCGTTGGGACGCAACGCCATCCGCTCGGATCAGCTCGACGCGGTGCTGGTTCCGTTGTGA
- a CDS encoding Rossmann-fold NAD(P)-binding domain-containing protein: protein MPAHRPGRGGVWASFKEVVNTIEELLGKPQTTRVAPRLVVALLCAASTATSVLTGREPELTIPKYRRAVGDLRVDDRVAREELGLNHTPLKQQLADTVAWLTQVGSLDPERVEKQ, encoded by the coding sequence GTGCCGGCCCACCGACCGGGCCGAGGCGGGGTCTGGGCGTCCTTCAAAGAGGTCGTCAACACCATCGAGGAGCTGCTGGGCAAACCGCAGACGACACGGGTGGCCCCGCGACTGGTGGTCGCCCTGCTGTGTGCGGCATCGACCGCCACCTCCGTGCTCACCGGTCGCGAGCCGGAATTGACGATTCCCAAGTATCGGCGTGCGGTCGGGGACCTACGGGTGGACGATCGAGTGGCCCGCGAGGAACTCGGGCTGAACCATACGCCGCTGAAACAACAGCTTGCCGACACCGTCGCCTGGCTTACCCAGGTCGGGTCGTTGGATCCGGAAAGGGTTGAGAAACAATGA
- a CDS encoding serine/threonine-protein kinase: MFSSHRSRLGTRLGPYELRSLLGTGDTGEVYGAYDTVNDRMVALKLLRGRFTGDAGFRQCFWHESRLVAQLRESHVVPVHDSGEIDGELFLDMQLVEGGSLRDLLREQGVLEPSRAVSIAGQVARALDSAHAAGLVHRDVRPENILLTGDDFAYLTGFGVERSGSWAYTAPERLRGGRIGPQVDVHSLACVLYECLTGETPFHGHEVRDAHLFSPPPRPSIMRRGIGRGLDDVIAIGMAKQPAARYPLAGEFARAAREVVAPVFEPVGAGAGQLPLPRTRPFRALSEPLPAETTPASLARRVDARLVLIGAAVATLVAGLLAAVASVFGDDHTGSQLPPQASAAPAPSAPPPPKTPTLSHPLKGADGLGFVGESARCDPRNPPAAVVRTAKSLAVVCQNLIGTYYYRGERISDGAHIELSNAEHVGDGFEVTNPVDGVVYEVRPHRLKIISNGHVDSSERVLRSSSVVTGVVIDGHVPDIGPQSIAGQVTRSAARRRDFRPCRGGSETWSDAW; this comes from the coding sequence TTGTTCTCCTCGCACCGTTCCCGGCTCGGCACGCGGTTGGGGCCTTACGAGCTGCGCTCACTGCTCGGCACGGGCGACACCGGCGAGGTCTACGGGGCCTACGACACGGTTAACGATCGGATGGTCGCACTCAAGCTGTTGCGCGGGAGGTTCACCGGGGACGCCGGTTTTCGGCAATGTTTTTGGCACGAATCCCGGCTGGTGGCCCAGCTGCGGGAGTCGCACGTCGTTCCGGTGCACGACTCCGGCGAGATCGATGGGGAGCTTTTCCTCGACATGCAACTCGTCGAGGGCGGCAGCCTGCGGGACTTGCTGCGCGAGCAGGGTGTGCTGGAACCTTCGCGCGCGGTGTCGATCGCCGGGCAGGTAGCCCGTGCGCTGGACTCCGCCCACGCGGCCGGGCTGGTGCACCGCGACGTCCGGCCGGAAAACATCCTACTTACCGGCGACGATTTCGCGTATCTGACCGGTTTCGGCGTCGAGCGTTCGGGTTCCTGGGCCTACACGGCGCCGGAACGGTTGCGCGGCGGCCGAATTGGGCCGCAGGTCGATGTGCACTCCCTGGCGTGCGTACTCTACGAGTGCCTCACCGGCGAGACGCCGTTCCATGGACACGAGGTGCGCGACGCGCACCTGTTCTCGCCGCCGCCGCGGCCCAGCATCATGCGCCGGGGGATCGGCCGGGGGCTCGACGACGTCATCGCAATCGGGATGGCGAAGCAGCCCGCGGCACGGTATCCCTTGGCGGGGGAGTTCGCGCGGGCGGCCAGGGAGGTGGTCGCTCCGGTCTTCGAGCCGGTCGGGGCCGGCGCGGGGCAGCTGCCCCTTCCTCGGACGCGTCCCTTCCGGGCGCTCTCCGAACCGTTGCCCGCGGAGACCACGCCCGCATCTCTGGCGCGCCGGGTCGATGCGCGGCTCGTGCTGATCGGCGCGGCGGTGGCGACGTTGGTCGCCGGTTTACTAGCGGCGGTGGCATCGGTATTCGGCGACGATCACACCGGTTCGCAACTGCCGCCACAGGCGAGCGCCGCACCGGCGCCCTCGGCCCCGCCGCCACCGAAGACGCCGACGCTATCGCACCCGCTAAAGGGCGCCGACGGCTTGGGCTTCGTTGGCGAATCGGCGCGCTGCGACCCGCGCAATCCGCCGGCCGCTGTCGTGCGGACCGCGAAGTCGCTCGCGGTGGTGTGCCAAAACCTCATCGGGACTTACTATTACCGCGGCGAGCGGATCAGCGACGGCGCCCACATCGAACTGTCCAACGCCGAGCACGTCGGCGACGGATTCGAGGTCACCAACCCGGTCGACGGCGTCGTCTACGAGGTCCGCCCGCACCGGCTGAAGATCATCAGCAACGGCCACGTCGACTCGTCGGAGCGGGTGCTGCGGTCGTCCAGCGTCGTGACCGGGGTCGTCATCGATGGTCATGTACCCGACATTGGACCTCAGTCGATCGCCGGTCAAGTAACTCGCTCGGCCGCGCGGCGCAGGGACTTCCGCCCCTGTCGTGGCGGTTCTGAAACGTGGTCGGATGCCTGGTGA
- a CDS encoding FAD-binding oxidoreductase, translated as MSDTAARFADIVGGNHLLTGDAIPEDYWHDEVLTTAPQRPAYVAKPATAEEVAELLKTATAHQVPVTARGSGSGLSGGAVPVEGGLVISFERMNAVLEVDTTNQVAVVQPGLTLNELDIATAESGLRYMVHPGELSSSVGGNVGTNAGGMRAVKYGIARQNVLGLQAVLPTGEIIRTGGKIAKISTGYDLTQLIVGSEGTLALATEVIVKLHPRLDHSATVLAPFTDFDQVMIAVPRILASGLVPYILEYIDNLTMAALVHTQKLELGVPHKIRDNCQAYLVVALENRTADRLDEDVERTGELLAELGALDAYVLEGGSARKLIEARENAFWTLKAMGADDLIDTVVPRSAMPKFLSGARELAAAVGGAAVGCGHAGDGNVHLAIICKEAGARKKMLADIFALAMELGGAISGEHGLGRAKSPYYRKLEDPAKIELMRRIKQSFDPAGILNPGVVFAAE; from the coding sequence ATGAGCGACACAGCGGCGCGGTTCGCAGACATCGTCGGCGGCAACCACCTGCTGACCGGTGATGCGATCCCCGAGGACTACTGGCACGACGAGGTCTTGACGACGGCACCGCAACGGCCGGCCTACGTCGCCAAGCCGGCCACCGCAGAGGAGGTCGCCGAGCTGCTGAAAACTGCTACAGCACACCAGGTTCCGGTGACCGCACGCGGATCGGGCAGCGGCTTGTCCGGCGGGGCGGTGCCGGTCGAGGGCGGGCTGGTGATCTCGTTCGAGCGGATGAACGCCGTCCTCGAGGTCGACACCACGAATCAGGTCGCTGTTGTCCAACCCGGCTTGACGCTCAACGAGCTGGACATCGCGACCGCCGAGTCCGGGCTGCGATACATGGTGCACCCCGGCGAGCTGTCGTCCAGCGTCGGAGGCAACGTCGGCACGAACGCCGGCGGCATGCGTGCCGTCAAGTACGGGATCGCCCGGCAGAACGTCCTGGGCCTGCAGGCGGTGCTGCCGACCGGCGAGATCATCCGCACCGGCGGCAAGATCGCGAAGATCTCCACCGGCTACGACCTGACTCAGCTGATCGTCGGCTCCGAGGGCACCCTGGCGCTGGCCACCGAGGTAATCGTCAAGTTGCATCCGCGGCTCGACCACAGCGCCACTGTGCTGGCCCCGTTCACCGACTTCGACCAGGTCATGATCGCGGTGCCGAGGATTCTCGCCAGCGGGTTGGTGCCCTACATCCTCGAGTACATCGACAACCTGACGATGGCCGCCCTGGTGCACACCCAGAAGCTCGAACTCGGGGTCCCCCACAAGATCCGCGACAATTGCCAGGCGTATCTCGTTGTGGCGCTGGAAAACCGGACGGCCGACCGGCTGGACGAGGACGTCGAGCGGACCGGCGAGCTGCTGGCCGAGCTGGGCGCGCTCGATGCGTATGTGCTCGAAGGCGGTTCGGCGCGCAAGCTGATCGAGGCGCGCGAGAACGCGTTCTGGACGTTGAAGGCGATGGGCGCCGACGACCTGATCGACACCGTCGTGCCGCGCAGCGCCATGCCGAAATTCCTGTCCGGAGCGCGAGAGCTGGCGGCGGCCGTCGGCGGCGCCGCGGTGGGCTGTGGGCACGCCGGCGACGGCAACGTGCACCTGGCGATCATCTGCAAGGAAGCGGGAGCTCGCAAGAAGATGCTGGCCGACATCTTCGCGCTGGCAATGGAATTGGGCGGTGCGATCTCCGGCGAGCACGGCCTGGGCCGCGCCAAGAGCCCGTATTACCGCAAGCTCGAAGACCCGGCCAAGATCGAGCTGATGCGCCGGATCAAGCAGAGCTTCGACCCGGCCGGCATCCTCAATCCCGGAGTGGTGTTCGCAGCGGAATAG
- a CDS encoding 1-acyl-sn-glycerol-3-phosphate acyltransferase, giving the protein MSGDSHDDLTDVDKWDRGLTEHVIALTRPIVKRYFRSEVRGLENIPPGASLVVANHSGGMLTFDLSVFAVDYYDAYGYDRPLYALGFDTVFAGPAADFFRRTGVIRATRENAAMALAAGAVVLVFPGGDFDVYRPTVRQNVIDFDGRTGYITTALEANVPIVPAVSIGGQESQFFLSRGKWLSRALGLTKLERRLFRTNILPITFGFPFGFSVLAPLNIPLPTKIVTEVLPPIDLTEFGEAPDVKRLDAHVRWVMQKGLKTLAAQRHFPVIG; this is encoded by the coding sequence ATGAGCGGCGACAGCCACGACGACTTGACCGACGTCGACAAATGGGACCGGGGGCTGACCGAGCATGTCATCGCGCTGACCCGGCCGATCGTCAAGCGGTATTTCCGCTCCGAGGTGCGGGGCCTGGAGAACATCCCGCCGGGTGCGTCCCTGGTGGTGGCGAATCATTCCGGCGGCATGCTCACGTTCGACCTTTCGGTGTTCGCCGTCGACTATTACGACGCGTACGGCTACGACCGTCCGCTCTACGCGCTGGGCTTCGACACCGTCTTCGCCGGACCGGCCGCCGACTTTTTCCGGCGGACCGGGGTAATCCGTGCGACGCGCGAGAACGCGGCCATGGCGCTGGCCGCCGGCGCCGTAGTGCTGGTCTTCCCGGGCGGCGACTTCGACGTGTACCGGCCGACCGTGCGGCAGAACGTCATCGACTTCGACGGCCGAACCGGCTACATCACCACGGCTTTGGAGGCGAACGTCCCGATCGTCCCCGCCGTCTCCATCGGCGGGCAGGAAAGCCAGTTCTTCCTGAGTCGTGGCAAATGGCTGTCGCGTGCCCTCGGGCTGACCAAGTTGGAGCGCAGACTATTCCGAACGAATATCCTGCCGATAACGTTCGGTTTCCCCTTCGGGTTCAGCGTGCTCGCGCCCCTTAACATCCCGCTGCCCACCAAGATCGTCACCGAGGTGTTGCCGCCCATCGATCTCACCGAGTTCGGCGAAGCCCCCGACGTCAAGCGGCTCGATGCGCACGTGCGCTGGGTGATGCAAAAGGGGCTCAAAACATTGGCTGCGCAGCGGCATTTCCCGGTCATTGGCTGA